The Colletotrichum higginsianum IMI 349063 chromosome 2, whole genome shotgun sequence genome has a segment encoding these proteins:
- a CDS encoding EC87 protein, translated as MHGVLVTVLALVAASVAQAPASPYTGPCTDEACGVESENCDAQGRQCFPFPNIAPALREGCVCGSG; from the coding sequence atgcacggcgtcctcgtcaccgtcctcgccctcgtcgcggcCTCCGTCGCCCAGGCTCCCGCGAGCCCCTACACCGGCCCCTGCACCGACGAGGCCTGCGGCGTCGAGAGCGAAAACTGCGACGCCCAAGGCCGGCAATGCTTCCCTTTCCCCAACATCGCCCCGGCGCTTCGCGAGGGCTGCGTCTGCGGTTCAGGCTAA